A stretch of Helicobacter pylori oki112 DNA encodes these proteins:
- a CDS encoding META domain-containing protein, with product MNLRLAGASVLTACVFSGCFFLKIFDKKLSSNDWHIQKVEMNHQVYDIETMLADSAFREHEEEQDSSLNTALPEDKTALEAKEQEQKEKRKHWYELFKKKPKPKSSMGEFVFDQKENRIYGKGYCNRYFASYVWQGDKHIGIEDSGISRKVCRDEHLMAFELEFMENFKGNFTVTKGKDTLILDNQKMKIYLKTP from the coding sequence TTGAATTTACGATTGGCTGGAGCAAGCGTTTTAACGGCTTGTGTCTTTTCGGGGTGTTTTTTTTTAAAAATATTTGATAAAAAACTTTCTAGCAATGATTGGCATATCCAAAAAGTAGAAATGAATCATCAAGTCTATGACATTGAAACCATGCTCGCTGATAGTGCTTTTAGAGAGCATGAAGAAGAGCAAGATTCCTCTCTAAATACCGCTTTACCTGAAGATAAAACAGCGCTTGAAGCCAAAGAGCAGGAGCAAAAAGAAAAAAGAAAACACTGGTATGAGCTTTTTAAAAAGAAGCCAAAGCCTAAAAGCTCTATGGGAGAGTTTGTGTTTGACCAAAAAGAAAATCGTATTTATGGCAAAGGCTATTGCAACCGGTATTTTGCCAGCTATGTATGGCAGGGCGATAAGCACATTGGGATTGAAGATAGCGGGATTTCAAGAAAAGTGTGTAGAGATGAGCATTTAATGGCGTTTGAATTGGAATTTATGGAGAATTTTAAGGGTAATTTTACGGTAACTAAGGGTAAGGACACGCTCATTTTAGACAACCAAAAAATGAAAATTTATTTGAAAACGCCTTGA